The DNA window TTGCATCCTGAAAAGAAACTTTAAGGAGGCGCTCTGAAGTTGAAGTGGCATTCCAAGTGCCGCCCCCATGACATGCATGGGAAATACCATTAATGAAAGAATCAGAAAGTTTGTTGGCTCCGCCTACCGCGTATATAACTGTGCCGTCGCCAATTGCGATATCGAAAATACCGTTGGAGTTTTGCATGTTCACATGTTGGCGTTCTTCATAATACAAAACGCATGTGCCATCAGTGGAAGTGATTTGAAAACGGAATGTAACATCGTTGTAGTTTAAAGGATTTCCCAGTGAATCAACGATGCGCCCTTGATAGGTGAGTTTTTGCGGGGAGGCGAGCGCAGTGAACACTAAAGTAATCACCCCCCAAAACAATCCTACTGCTAAGATTTTTTTACCGATTTGCATGGTACGTCCCTGTTAAAAACTCGTTAAAAAAACGTTCTGGGGTACTTATCGGTATGTGAATTCAATTAGTTAAGGTTTGTTACTTGAATGAAATCAAAAAATGGTTCGTATTTTCAAGAATGGCATTCTGGAACTGTGGGATGGATTTAATAAGATTTGGTGAAAAAAAAAGAAGCCCTTGGGAAACGTCTCGACCAAGGGCTGTATCAAAATGAAATGCAATTATTTGCGAGTAGCCTTCTTAGTAGCCTTACGAACTGTTTTTTTAGTCGTTTTGGCAGGGCGTTTTGCAGCAGTTTTTTTAGCTGTTTTTGCGGCACCTTTTTTTGCAGTCATTGTTTTTTTGAACAACGCTTTTTCCAGTTTTGCCTTTTGCACGATCGCTTTTTTCTTGGCTACCTGGATGTTTTTTTCCAGCGCATCAGCGGATTTTTTAATTTTGCTGATTGTGCTGCTGACTTCTTTTTCCAGCTTTTCTTCAGAAGCAGAAAGAACTTTTACGATCTCCTGATACTTCTGCCAAGCTTGCTCGACCTTTTGTTCTTTGGTTTTGTCGAATTTGCCTTTAAGGTCACCTTCGCGCTTTTTGATTTCTTCACTCAAAGTCTGGAAGTTTTCAAGAAGGCTTTGTACGTTCTTGTTCTTTGAAAGATTGTTCAACATTTTTTGGAAAGTTGCAGATGACATGATCGTCTCCTTTCAAGAGCTCGGAAATCACTTTACACCCGTGACTCCCGAATTAAAAGTCTCTAACTGTTATTTTGACGTAAAACTGAAAGTATCCATCCAAACTTCACGATTGATAGAAAACCGGCCTGGGAACTTTTCAAGAGCTTTTTCTCTAAGTTCCATGGCTTTTTCAGAAATATAGGTTTTGATGTGTTCTTCGTCCTTAACTTTGTAGATTACACGCAGTTCTTTGGCAGAAGACTCCATAGCGCCACCTTTGCGAAGGCAAAGATCCGCACTGATAAAGCCCGGTACATTTAGCATTTCTGCAATGTGTTCATTTTTCAACCATTCAACGTACCCATCATAAGCTTCCCATTGAACTGTTGTTTGTACGATATAAGTAACCATCTAAAATCTCCTAAAGAGTAAATTTAAAATCTTTGATTAATAAGCCCGGCAATTTTTTGCCACCCCACGCACGGGAGTTGTAGGTGTCGATAGTGGGATCAATATCCTGGAAGTTTGTCACTGCCAGCAAGTTTTCACCCAAAGCTTCATACAGGCTTTCATCCCAGCGCATATCAGCGATCGGCGCCACGATCTCGCCATTTTCCACCCAGAAGCACGCATAACGAGTCATGCCTGTAATACGTGCCGTAGGACGGTCTGACCAGTTCAAATAGTGCAGATTGGAAAGATAAACACCGGTGCCCAGTTCCTTCAGAATGTTTTCTTTGGCCAAAGTGCCCGGCATGATTTCCAAAGCGCGGGGACCTTCACTTGGGCCTGCTAAGTTTCCGTCTACGCCGTACTCTTTCGCAGTTCCGGAAGAGATCAGGAATGTTTTCAGTTGGCCTTGATTGATCAAATCCACTTTTTCAGCAGACACTTCACCCAGCGAGTTAAACGGCGGAGTTAAGCCTGTCGAAAAATTCTCGCGCATTGAAAACAACGGAGAGAGGGACTTTTCATTATCCGCCAGTTTTTGCAGTGGGCTGCTACCTTGCTTGTAAGCGCTGTAGCTCATAGCGCCCCAAGAGAACATGGAAGCCATCTCGGCTACTGCTCCCGGAGCCAAATAGACTTTGTAAGGGCCCGGCGGCAAAACTTTTTTAGGGCGATCCATTAGTTTCAGCTGATTTTTATTTTGCGCCAAATTCGCAGCGTACTCGTCCTGATTCCAAGTCGTACCGGCGTAGATGCCTTTGACGGCTTTCTCACCCATGTACAAGGAGTAATCGATAAAGAATGAGTCAGTTGCGAAGAAGTGATTCTGCCCCGCAGAGTTGCGATTGGCAGATACGCGAGGTCCTGCGCAGTAAAGACCCGCAAGGTCGCTGCCAGCTGCAGGGCTGATCAACTTTTCAAACATCTCTTCGTGAGTCAGAAGACTGCCTTTGATGTAGTTGCTGCTGGTGCCGTTGTTGCGCATGGGAACTTGCTTTGGATCTTCAGGCAAAAGACCGCACTCTGTGCGGGCCATCTCAAGAATTTCCAAAGCGCGTGCGGTGTCTGATGCCGACTCGCCCGTAATATCGAAAGTGATTTTCGAGGTGCGAGTGTTTTTTTGAAATTGCATGCTGATCGTACGTTGTTCAACGTGTGTGTTTTGGCGAACCTTGTTGTTATTGATACGAATAAAGACCGAGTCTTCCGCGTTCAAATTTAGGTTTGCCTCTTCGCCAGATTGAAGTTTGGCGAAAACGGTATCAGCAATCGAGTTGAATGTTTTTTGCGTGGATTCGATGAAGTTCATATTACGCCCCAAACACTTCCATACCGCCGAACAGGCAGTATGGTGTTGTGTGACCCACACGGATCACTTGATTCGGTTCACCCTTGCCGCAGAAAGGGGAGCCGTAAGTCTCGCGGTTTTCACTGACTGCTTTTAGTGAG is part of the Bdellovibrio sp. GT3 genome and encodes:
- a CDS encoding actin-binding protein, with product MSSATFQKMLNNLSKNKNVQSLLENFQTLSEEIKKREGDLKGKFDKTKEQKVEQAWQKYQEIVKVLSASEEKLEKEVSSTISKIKKSADALEKNIQVAKKKAIVQKAKLEKALFKKTMTAKKGAAKTAKKTAAKRPAKTTKKTVRKATKKATRK
- a CDS encoding DUF4286 family protein, whose amino-acid sequence is MVTYIVQTTVQWEAYDGYVEWLKNEHIAEMLNVPGFISADLCLRKGGAMESSAKELRVIYKVKDEEHIKTYISEKAMELREKALEKFPGRFSINREVWMDTFSFTSK
- a CDS encoding TldD/PmbA family protein, translating into MNFIESTQKTFNSIADTVFAKLQSGEEANLNLNAEDSVFIRINNNKVRQNTHVEQRTISMQFQKNTRTSKITFDITGESASDTARALEILEMARTECGLLPEDPKQVPMRNNGTSSNYIKGSLLTHEEMFEKLISPAAGSDLAGLYCAGPRVSANRNSAGQNHFFATDSFFIDYSLYMGEKAVKGIYAGTTWNQDEYAANLAQNKNQLKLMDRPKKVLPPGPYKVYLAPGAVAEMASMFSWGAMSYSAYKQGSSPLQKLADNEKSLSPLFSMRENFSTGLTPPFNSLGEVSAEKVDLINQGQLKTFLISSGTAKEYGVDGNLAGPSEGPRALEIMPGTLAKENILKELGTGVYLSNLHYLNWSDRPTARITGMTRYACFWVENGEIVAPIADMRWDESLYEALGENLLAVTNFQDIDPTIDTYNSRAWGGKKLPGLLIKDFKFTL